In Miscanthus floridulus cultivar M001 chromosome 5, ASM1932011v1, whole genome shotgun sequence, one genomic interval encodes:
- the LOC136452501 gene encoding GTPase activating protein 1-like encodes MPHHLVGLVKVRVLRGVSLAIRDLRSSDPYVVVRIGKQKLKTRVVKKSTNPEWNEELTLSIEDPAVPVRLEVYDKDTFVDDTMGNAEVDIRPLVEVVKMKLQDVADKTIVKKLVPNRQNCLAEESSIHVSEGKVKQDLVLRLRNVECGEIELQLQWVDLPGSRGV; translated from the exons ATGCCGCACCATCTCGTCGGGCTGGTGAAGGTGCGCGTGTTGAGGGGAGTGAGCCTCGCCATCCGCGACCTCCGATCCAGCGATCCCTACGTCGTCGTTCGCATCGGCAAGCAG AAACTGAAGACACGGGTGGTGAAGAAGAGTACCAATCCGGAATGGAACGAAGAACTCACGCTCTCTATTGAAGACCCTGCAGTTCCTGTCAGACTG GAAGTTTATGACAAGGACACTTTCGTTGATGATACAATGGGTAATGCAGAGGTGGACATCCGCCCATTAGTCGAGGTTGTGAAGATGAAACTCCAGGATGTTGCCGACAAAACCATAGTAAAGAAACTGGTGCCGAACAGACAGAACTGCCTTGCAGAGGAGAGCTCGATACATGTATCGGAGGGGAAGGTGAAGCAGGACCTGGTTCTACGGCTAAGGAACGTAGAGTGCGGGGAAATAGAGCTCCAGCTTCAGTGGGTCGACCTCCCTGGCTCTAGAGGTGTATGA